A region from the Pseudomonas promysalinigenes genome encodes:
- a CDS encoding nicotinamidase → MKIASFDVDAQNGFTANAPQELPVPEGNEIAPDLNTMALRADLRLGSKDAHPANAAWVVAEPGQMLQPLGLANADLTWVSHCVPGTPGFDLLPGLPAPIDYDYFVWKGVEPDLHPYGACYHDLAERRSTGVIEYLKVQGVGAVIVGGLALDYCVKTTARQLRQAGFKVLLYLPACRALTQAGAITACGSLAAEGVILCGDEAALDYQLSLIKEDRP, encoded by the coding sequence ATGAAGATCGCCAGTTTCGATGTGGATGCGCAAAATGGCTTCACCGCCAATGCCCCCCAGGAGTTGCCGGTGCCCGAAGGCAACGAAATCGCCCCGGACCTCAACACGATGGCCCTGCGCGCCGATCTGCGCCTGGGTAGCAAGGACGCCCATCCGGCCAACGCGGCGTGGGTGGTGGCCGAACCCGGCCAGATGCTGCAACCGCTCGGCCTGGCCAATGCCGACCTGACCTGGGTCAGCCACTGCGTCCCCGGCACCCCTGGTTTCGACCTGCTGCCCGGCCTGCCCGCGCCCATCGACTACGACTACTTCGTCTGGAAGGGAGTCGAACCCGACCTGCACCCCTACGGCGCTTGTTATCACGACCTGGCAGAACGGCGCTCCACGGGGGTTATCGAGTACCTCAAAGTGCAGGGTGTAGGCGCGGTGATCGTTGGCGGCCTGGCGTTGGACTATTGCGTCAAGACCACCGCACGGCAACTGCGCCAGGCAGGGTTCAAGGTGCTGCTCTATCTACCGGCCTGCCGAGCCCTGACCCAGGCAGGTGCCATCACCGCGTGCGGCTCGTTGGCCGCCGAAGGGGTGATCCTGTGCGGCGACGAAGCAGCCCTGGACTACCAGCTCTCTCTGATCAAGGAAGACCGCCCATGA
- the arfB gene encoding alternative ribosome rescue aminoacyl-tRNA hydrolase ArfB, translated as MLSITNHVHLPDAEIELTYIRAQGAGGQNVNKVSSAVHLRFDIRASSLPEFYKERLLALRDSRITADGVLIIKAQQFRTQEQNRTDALARLAQMILAAGEIQKKRRPTKPTLGSKTRRLEGKAKRSTIKAGRGKVKF; from the coding sequence ATGCTTAGCATCACCAATCATGTGCATCTGCCAGATGCTGAAATCGAATTGACCTACATCCGCGCGCAAGGGGCGGGCGGGCAGAACGTCAACAAGGTGTCGAGCGCTGTGCATCTGCGCTTCGATATTCGAGCCTCGTCCTTGCCCGAGTTTTACAAGGAGCGACTGCTGGCCTTGCGCGACAGCCGCATCACCGCAGATGGGGTATTGATCATCAAAGCCCAACAGTTTCGCACCCAAGAGCAGAACCGCACCGACGCGCTGGCGCGTCTGGCCCAAATGATTCTCGCGGCGGGCGAAATCCAGAAAAAGCGCCGCCCCACCAAACCGACCCTTGGTTCGAAAACCCGTCGGCTAGAAGGCAAGGCCAAGCGCAGCACCATCAAGGCGGGCAGGGGGAAGGTAAAGTTCTAG
- a CDS encoding class II glutamine amidotransferase produces the protein MCGIVGLYLKKPQLHAQLGKLFEPMLQAMTDRGPDSAGFAIYGDEVTDGWVKLTLQVTEIDYPWAALMGQLEGRLGCSLDWFQNASAAVLKAQTSEALVRKALTELAPDVRIMSAGQSIEILKGMGLPADISSRFGLAGMKGSHIIGHTRMATESAVTLEGSHPFSTGADLCLVHNGSLSNHFRLRQELRREGITFETENDTEVAAGYLTWRLQQGDTLAQALDGALEDLDGFFTFAIGTRNGFAVIRDPIACKPAVLAETDDYVAMASEYQALASLPGIEKAKVWEPAPATLYVWERESA, from the coding sequence ATGTGTGGAATCGTAGGCCTGTATCTGAAAAAGCCGCAGTTGCATGCGCAGCTCGGCAAACTTTTCGAACCCATGCTCCAAGCCATGACCGACCGCGGCCCGGACAGTGCCGGCTTTGCCATCTATGGCGATGAAGTGACCGATGGCTGGGTCAAGCTGACGCTGCAGGTGACGGAGATAGACTATCCCTGGGCCGCCCTGATGGGTCAGCTCGAAGGGCGCTTGGGTTGCTCGCTGGACTGGTTCCAGAACGCCAGCGCTGCCGTACTCAAAGCCCAAACCAGCGAGGCGCTCGTCCGTAAGGCCCTGACTGAGCTGGCACCGGATGTGCGCATCATGAGCGCCGGGCAGAGCATCGAGATCCTCAAGGGTATGGGCCTGCCGGCAGACATTTCCAGCCGCTTCGGCCTGGCAGGCATGAAAGGGAGCCACATCATCGGCCATACCCGCATGGCCACCGAAAGCGCGGTGACCCTGGAAGGTAGCCACCCGTTTTCGACCGGGGCCGATCTGTGCCTGGTACACAACGGCTCACTGTCCAACCACTTCCGCCTGCGCCAGGAACTGCGTCGCGAAGGCATCACTTTTGAAACCGAAAACGATACCGAAGTCGCCGCTGGCTATCTGACCTGGCGATTGCAGCAGGGCGATACCCTGGCCCAGGCCCTGGATGGTGCTCTGGAAGATCTGGACGGCTTTTTCACCTTTGCCATCGGCACCCGCAACGGTTTCGCCGTGATCCGCGATCCGATCGCCTGTAAGCCCGCAGTGCTGGCTGAAACCGACGACTACGTGGCCATGGCCTCGGAATATCAAGCGCTGGCGAGCTTGCCTGGTATCGAAAAGGCCAAGGTCTGGGAGCCTGCCCCGGCCACGCTCTACGTCTGGGAGCGCGAAAGCGCCTGA
- the pncB gene encoding nicotinate phosphoribosyltransferase: MSESVFGPRIIQNLLDTDFYKITMMQAVLHNYPNAEVEWEFRCRNGEDLSPYLAEIRYQIEQLAEVTVTHDQLAYLEKIPFLKPDFLRFLSLFRFNLRYVQVGLDAAGQLAIRVRGPWLHVILYEIPLLAIISEVRNRIRYRDVVIEQVGERLYQKLDWLKAQASNEELAGFQLADFGTRRRFSYRVQEEVVYILKHDFPGRFVGTSNVHLARELELKPLGTMAHEWFMAHQQLGPRLVDSQVAALECWVREYRGLLGIALTDCITMDAFLGDFDLYFAKLFDGLRHDSGDPLVWAEKAIAHYERLGIDPKSKTLIFSDGLDFAKALGLYRALHSRINVSFGIGTRLTCDIPGVEPMNIVIKMTDCNGAPVAKISDSPGKTQCRDENFVAYMKHVFKVN, encoded by the coding sequence ATGAGTGAAAGCGTCTTTGGCCCGCGCATCATCCAGAACCTACTGGACACCGACTTCTATAAAATCACCATGATGCAAGCGGTGCTGCACAACTACCCCAACGCTGAGGTGGAATGGGAGTTTCGCTGCCGCAATGGCGAAGACCTCTCGCCATACCTGGCAGAGATACGCTATCAGATCGAGCAGTTGGCTGAAGTGACAGTCACCCATGACCAGTTGGCCTATCTGGAAAAGATCCCGTTCCTCAAGCCGGACTTCCTGCGCTTCCTCAGCCTATTCCGCTTCAACCTGCGCTACGTGCAGGTCGGCCTCGACGCCGCTGGGCAGTTGGCTATTCGTGTGCGTGGGCCTTGGCTGCACGTGATTCTCTACGAAATACCGCTGCTGGCGATCATCAGCGAGGTGCGTAACCGTATCCGTTACCGTGACGTTGTCATCGAACAAGTAGGTGAGCGGTTGTACCAGAAGCTTGACTGGCTCAAGGCACAGGCCAGCAACGAAGAGCTCGCTGGCTTTCAACTGGCCGACTTTGGCACTCGGCGGCGGTTTTCCTACCGCGTGCAGGAAGAGGTGGTCTACATCCTCAAGCATGACTTCCCTGGCCGCTTCGTCGGCACCAGCAACGTGCACTTGGCCCGCGAGCTTGAACTCAAGCCGCTGGGTACCATGGCCCACGAGTGGTTCATGGCCCACCAACAACTGGGCCCGCGCCTGGTGGACAGCCAGGTGGCGGCCTTGGAATGTTGGGTGCGGGAATACCGGGGCTTGCTGGGTATCGCCTTGACCGACTGCATCACCATGGACGCGTTTCTGGGCGACTTCGACTTGTACTTCGCCAAGCTGTTCGACGGCCTGCGCCACGACTCGGGCGACCCGCTAGTGTGGGCGGAAAAGGCCATCGCGCATTACGAACGGCTGGGGATCGACCCTAAGAGCAAGACGCTGATCTTCTCCGACGGGCTGGACTTCGCCAAAGCCTTGGGCCTGTATCGAGCCCTGCATTCGCGTATCAACGTAAGCTTCGGCATTGGCACACGCCTGACCTGCGATATTCCCGGTGTTGAACCGATGAACATCGTGATCAAAATGACCGACTGCAATGGCGCGCCAGTGGCGAAAATTTCCGACAGCCCTGGCAAGACACAGTGTCGGGATGAGAACTTCGTGGCCTACATGAAACACGTGTTCAAGGTGAACTGA
- the glnT gene encoding type III glutamate--ammonia ligase — translation MLPAETQRTLDQHGIKYVLAQFVDIHGSAKTKSVPVSGLKMVAEEGAGFAGFAICGMGMEPHGPDFMARGDLSTLIPVPWQPGYGRVVCVGHVNGQPWPYDSRYVLQQQVQRLADKGWTLNTGLEPEFSLFRRDEGGKLQLVDASDNLDKPCYDYKGLSRSRLFLERLTEALQPVGFDIYQIDHEDANGQFEINYTYSDAMESADRFTFFRMAAGEIANDLGMICSFMPKPDPKRAGNGMHFHLSLASSSNKNLFHDPSDSSGMGLSKLAYHFAAGLLAHGPALCAFAAPTVNSYKRLVVGRSLSGATWAPAFVAYGANNRSAMVRIPYGRLEFRLPDAGCNPYLVTAAIIAAGLDGIDRELEPGQMCNENLYNLSLEQIAARGIATLPQSLKEAVDALEADSLFREVLGAQIVDEFIKLKRMEWVEYCRHVSDWEIQRYTEFF, via the coding sequence ATGTTGCCAGCAGAAACGCAGCGCACCCTCGATCAGCACGGTATCAAGTACGTGCTGGCGCAGTTCGTCGACATCCACGGATCGGCGAAGACCAAGTCGGTGCCGGTATCGGGCCTGAAAATGGTAGCTGAAGAGGGTGCCGGCTTTGCCGGGTTCGCCATCTGCGGCATGGGCATGGAGCCCCATGGCCCGGACTTCATGGCCCGTGGCGATCTGTCCACGTTGATTCCAGTACCGTGGCAGCCGGGCTATGGCCGCGTGGTCTGCGTCGGACATGTCAATGGCCAGCCCTGGCCCTATGACAGCCGTTACGTGTTGCAGCAACAGGTACAGCGCCTGGCCGACAAGGGCTGGACGCTGAACACCGGGTTGGAGCCGGAGTTCAGCCTGTTCCGCCGGGACGAGGGCGGCAAGCTGCAACTGGTGGATGCCTCCGACAACCTCGATAAGCCTTGCTACGACTACAAAGGCCTTTCGCGTTCGCGATTGTTTCTCGAACGCTTGACCGAGGCGCTACAGCCGGTTGGCTTCGACATTTACCAAATCGACCACGAAGATGCCAACGGCCAATTCGAAATCAATTACACCTACAGCGACGCAATGGAGTCGGCCGACCGCTTCACGTTCTTCCGCATGGCCGCCGGCGAGATCGCCAATGACTTGGGCATGATTTGCTCGTTCATGCCCAAGCCCGACCCCAAGCGCGCTGGCAATGGCATGCACTTCCATTTGTCGTTGGCCAGTAGCAGCAACAAGAACCTGTTCCACGACCCCTCCGACAGCAGCGGCATGGGCCTGTCGAAGCTCGCTTACCACTTCGCCGCTGGCTTGCTGGCCCATGGTCCGGCGCTATGCGCTTTCGCAGCGCCGACGGTCAACTCGTACAAACGCCTGGTGGTGGGTCGCTCGCTTTCCGGCGCCACCTGGGCGCCGGCTTTCGTCGCCTACGGCGCCAACAATCGATCGGCGATGGTGCGCATCCCATACGGACGCCTGGAGTTTCGCCTGCCCGACGCCGGCTGCAACCCGTACCTGGTCACTGCCGCGATCATCGCTGCAGGCCTTGATGGCATCGACCGCGAGTTGGAACCGGGCCAGATGTGCAACGAGAACCTCTACAACCTGAGCCTGGAACAGATCGCCGCACGGGGTATCGCGACCCTGCCGCAGTCGCTCAAAGAGGCCGTTGACGCGCTCGAGGCCGACTCGCTGTTTCGCGAGGTGCTCGGTGCCCAGATCGTCGACGAATTCATCAAGCTCAAACGCATGGAGTGGGTTGAGTACTGCCGCCACGTCTCCGACTGGGAAATCCAGCGTTACACCGAATTCTTCTGA
- a CDS encoding purine-cytosine permease family protein: MTSAANSAPLIEKHTIGYVPPQDRHGKVRDLFTLWFGGNIAPLPIVTGALGVQLFHLNLVWGIVAILVGHLVGGVLMALHSAQGPQMGIPQMIQSRAQFGTLGALLVVVIAGVMYIGFFASNIVLAGKSLHGVVEAVPVPVGIVIGALGSGIIGIIGYRFIHVLNRIGTWVLGIGIVVGFGYIFSHVQSDDFLTRGGFNLAGWLATVSLAALWQIAFAPYVSDYSRYLPADVKVSSTFWTTYLGSALGSSLSFIFGAVAVLAIPAGMDTMDAVKLATGTLGPVMLVLFLLSVISHNALNLYGAVLSIITLVQTFAYRWIPTAKSRAVLSLIVLAACCVVAVFASADFIGHFVDMVLVLLVVLVPWTAINLIDFYAIHKGDYDIQSIFKVDGGIYGRYNPQALIAYAVGIVVQIPFMNTPLYVGPISEHINGADLSWLVGLAITSPLYWWLASRDSAYRRRQTSAKLAMSH, encoded by the coding sequence ATGACCAGTGCAGCCAATTCGGCACCCCTCATAGAAAAACACACGATCGGCTACGTACCGCCGCAAGACCGCCATGGAAAGGTAAGGGATCTGTTCACATTATGGTTCGGTGGCAACATCGCACCCCTTCCCATCGTTACCGGCGCCCTGGGCGTGCAACTGTTTCACCTGAACTTGGTGTGGGGTATCGTCGCCATTCTGGTCGGCCATCTGGTCGGGGGGGTGCTGATGGCTCTGCACTCAGCTCAGGGCCCGCAGATGGGCATCCCGCAAATGATCCAGAGCCGCGCTCAGTTCGGCACCCTCGGCGCGTTACTGGTGGTGGTGATCGCCGGGGTGATGTACATCGGCTTCTTCGCCTCCAACATCGTGCTGGCGGGCAAGTCGCTGCATGGCGTGGTCGAGGCCGTACCAGTGCCGGTCGGCATCGTCATTGGTGCGCTGGGCTCAGGCATCATCGGCATCATCGGTTACCGCTTCATTCACGTGCTCAACCGCATCGGCACCTGGGTGCTGGGTATCGGCATCGTGGTGGGCTTTGGCTACATTTTCAGCCATGTGCAAAGCGACGATTTCCTCACCCGCGGCGGCTTCAACCTGGCCGGCTGGCTGGCCACTGTGTCGCTGGCAGCACTTTGGCAGATCGCCTTCGCGCCGTACGTGTCGGACTACTCGCGCTACCTGCCGGCTGACGTGAAGGTCAGCTCGACCTTCTGGACTACCTACCTGGGCTCGGCCCTGGGTTCGAGCTTGTCGTTCATCTTCGGCGCCGTGGCCGTGCTGGCGATCCCGGCGGGCATGGACACCATGGACGCGGTCAAACTCGCCACCGGTACTCTGGGCCCGGTGATGCTGGTGCTGTTCCTGCTCAGCGTGATCAGCCACAACGCCCTCAACCTGTACGGTGCGGTGCTGTCGATCATCACCCTGGTGCAAACCTTCGCCTACCGTTGGATCCCGACCGCCAAGAGCCGCGCGGTGCTGTCGCTGATCGTGCTGGCCGCGTGCTGCGTGGTGGCGGTGTTCGCCTCGGCCGACTTCATTGGCCACTTCGTCGACATGGTCCTGGTGCTGCTGGTGGTGCTGGTGCCGTGGACGGCGATCAACCTGATCGACTTCTATGCCATTCACAAGGGCGACTACGACATCCAGTCGATCTTCAAGGTCGATGGCGGTATCTACGGCCGCTATAACCCGCAGGCGCTGATTGCCTATGCAGTGGGCATCGTGGTGCAGATCCCGTTCATGAACACACCGCTGTATGTCGGGCCGATCTCCGAGCACATCAACGGCGCAGACCTGTCCTGGCTGGTGGGCCTGGCGATCACCTCGCCGCTGTACTGGTGGCTGGCCTCGCGCGACAGCGCTTACCGTCGTCGCCAGACCAGTGCCAAGCTGGCCATGAGTCACTGA
- a CDS encoding EAL domain-containing protein, with protein sequence MQLIPLTLQQPSGCRNCRDNKAMDFDFTMAFQPIVNTRDHSIFGYESLVRGIDGAGAQAVLSQVNDLNRYSFDQACRVKSVELAAQNGIQAFLSINFLPNAVYQPQACIRTTLQAAEKYQFPIEKMIFEVTESESITDRSHIKKILSSYKKQGFKTAIDDFGAGYAGLNLLADFQPDIIKIDMDLIRGIGQSRPKQVITSGIVTMSRELGIEVIAEGVETFEELVTLQALGINLFQGFLFARPAYEGLPAIHWP encoded by the coding sequence ATGCAACTGATACCCCTTACGCTTCAACAGCCTTCCGGTTGCCGCAACTGCAGGGACAATAAAGCTATGGACTTCGACTTCACGATGGCGTTCCAGCCAATCGTGAACACGCGGGATCACAGCATCTTCGGTTACGAATCGTTGGTGCGCGGCATAGACGGAGCAGGTGCTCAAGCCGTCTTGAGCCAAGTGAATGATCTGAACAGGTACAGCTTCGATCAGGCCTGCCGCGTCAAATCCGTCGAACTGGCCGCACAGAACGGCATCCAAGCATTTCTCAGCATCAATTTTCTGCCCAACGCCGTCTACCAGCCGCAAGCGTGCATACGAACAACGCTTCAAGCGGCTGAAAAGTACCAGTTCCCCATTGAAAAGATGATTTTCGAAGTCACCGAGAGTGAGAGCATCACCGACAGATCTCATATCAAGAAAATCTTGAGCAGTTATAAAAAACAAGGCTTCAAGACTGCTATCGATGACTTTGGCGCCGGCTATGCCGGCCTGAACCTGCTCGCGGATTTTCAGCCAGATATCATCAAAATCGACATGGACCTGATCCGAGGTATAGGCCAGAGCAGACCCAAGCAAGTCATAACCTCAGGGATCGTCACAATGTCCCGCGAGTTAGGCATCGAGGTCATCGCCGAAGGGGTCGAGACCTTCGAAGAACTCGTCACCCTGCAAGCGCTTGGTATCAACCTGTTCCAGGGCTTTCTTTTCGCTCGCCCAGCTTACGAAGGCCTTCCTGCCATCCATTGGCCTTAG
- a CDS encoding protein glxC, producing MKTIDLSSASVRALNQSLHGQVHDQEWRVTHPDGKHNLAVGINAAVSVDIEGHAGYYCAGMNQQASITVHGNVGVGVAENMMSGSVRVKGSASQAAGATAHGGLLVIEGDAGARCGISMKGVDIVVGGSIGHMSCFMGQAGRLVVCGDAGDALGDSLYEVRIYVKGTVQSLGSDCIEKEMRAEHLQELQQLLNQAGLGHKAADFKRYGSARQLYNFKVDNASAY from the coding sequence ATGAAAACGATCGACCTTTCCAGCGCCTCGGTGCGCGCACTCAACCAGTCCCTGCATGGCCAGGTGCATGACCAAGAATGGCGGGTGACCCACCCTGACGGTAAGCACAACCTGGCCGTGGGTATCAACGCCGCCGTATCGGTGGATATCGAAGGCCACGCGGGCTACTACTGCGCCGGCATGAACCAACAGGCCAGTATCACTGTGCACGGAAACGTCGGTGTGGGCGTCGCCGAGAACATGATGTCAGGTTCGGTAAGGGTCAAGGGCAGCGCTTCTCAGGCGGCCGGCGCGACCGCCCATGGCGGGCTACTGGTCATCGAAGGAGATGCGGGCGCGCGTTGCGGTATTTCCATGAAGGGCGTGGATATCGTGGTTGGCGGCAGTATTGGCCACATGAGCTGCTTCATGGGCCAGGCCGGGCGCCTGGTGGTATGCGGCGATGCCGGGGATGCCTTGGGCGATTCGCTGTATGAGGTGCGTATCTACGTCAAAGGTACGGTGCAGTCGCTGGGTTCGGACTGTATAGAGAAAGAAATGCGCGCCGAGCACTTGCAAGAGCTGCAGCAATTGCTGAACCAGGCCGGCCTTGGGCACAAGGCGGCCGATTTCAAACGTTATGGCTCGGCTCGCCAGCTGTACAACTTTAAAGTCGACAACGCCAGCGCGTACTGA
- a CDS encoding helix-turn-helix domain-containing protein — translation MSTETEPRLRLEQYLGLQIKRQRQAQSLKLADVARIAGISQGMLSKIENAQVSTSLDTLSRLCDVLGMPMAKLFSQYDQPDGNALLVKDGEGLEVVRRGTEKGHTYHLLNHARGPKKNFEAYMVTMDDASEEFPTFAHPGTEFLHLLEGELVYRHGNQLYRMQAGDSLTFDGETPHGPEQLVKVPIRLLSIMNYSDE, via the coding sequence ATGTCAACCGAAACCGAACCGCGGCTGCGCCTGGAGCAATACCTGGGTTTACAAATCAAGCGCCAGCGCCAGGCTCAGTCGCTCAAGCTTGCCGACGTGGCACGCATTGCAGGCATCAGCCAGGGCATGCTGAGCAAGATCGAGAATGCGCAAGTGTCCACCAGCCTCGACACCCTGAGCCGCCTGTGCGACGTGCTGGGGATGCCGATGGCCAAGCTGTTCAGCCAATATGATCAGCCTGATGGCAATGCCTTGCTGGTCAAGGACGGCGAAGGGCTGGAGGTGGTGCGCCGCGGCACCGAGAAAGGCCATACCTATCATTTGCTCAACCATGCCAGAGGGCCGAAGAAAAACTTCGAGGCGTACATGGTCACCATGGATGACGCCAGCGAGGAATTCCCAACCTTTGCCCATCCCGGTACCGAGTTCCTACATTTGCTGGAGGGTGAACTGGTCTATCGCCACGGCAACCAGCTCTACCGCATGCAGGCCGGGGACAGCCTAACATTCGATGGCGAAACGCCCCATGGGCCGGAGCAACTGGTGAAAGTGCCAATTCGCCTGCTTTCGATCATGAACTACAGCGACGAGTAA
- a CDS encoding FMN-binding glutamate synthase family protein gives MSEQTPPVLRESATFDRLTIQEIQRAAETGIYDIRGGGTKRRVPHFDDLLLLGASVSRYPLEGYREKCGTDVVLGNRFAKKPIHLKIPVTIAGMSFGALSANAKEALGRGATIAGTSTTTGDGGMTPEERGQSQHLVYQYLPSRYGMNPDDLRKADAIEIVLGQGAKPGGGGMLLGMKVTERVAGMRTLPVGVDQRSACRHPDWTGPDDLAIKIAEIREITDWEKPIYVKIGASRPYYDVKLAVKAGADVIVLDGMQGGTAATQEVFIEHVGIPILPAIPQAVQALQEMGMHRKVQLIVSGGIRNGADVAKAMALGADAVAIGTAALIALGDNHPRLDSELKKIGSAAGFYDDWQNGRDPAGITTQDPELAKRLNPEEAGRRLANYLRVLVLEAQTMARACGKSHLHNLDPEDLVALTVEAAAMARVPLAGTAWVPGQAPY, from the coding sequence ATGAGTGAACAAACCCCCCCGGTATTGCGTGAGTCGGCCACCTTCGATCGCCTGACCATCCAGGAAATCCAGCGTGCCGCCGAAACCGGCATCTACGACATCCGCGGTGGCGGTACCAAGCGCCGCGTGCCGCATTTTGACGACCTGTTGCTGCTGGGCGCCAGCGTGTCGCGTTACCCGCTCGAAGGCTACCGTGAAAAATGCGGTACTGACGTGGTGTTAGGCAACCGTTTTGCCAAGAAGCCGATCCACCTGAAAATCCCGGTGACCATTGCCGGCATGAGTTTCGGCGCATTGTCGGCCAATGCCAAAGAGGCCCTGGGCCGTGGCGCGACCATCGCGGGCACCAGCACCACTACCGGTGACGGCGGCATGACTCCGGAGGAGCGCGGCCAGTCGCAGCACCTGGTGTACCAGTACCTGCCGTCGCGTTACGGCATGAACCCTGACGATCTGCGCAAAGCCGACGCCATCGAGATCGTCCTGGGCCAAGGTGCCAAGCCGGGCGGCGGTGGCATGCTGCTGGGCATGAAGGTGACCGAGCGCGTGGCCGGCATGCGCACCTTGCCGGTCGGCGTGGATCAGCGTTCAGCGTGCCGTCACCCGGATTGGACGGGCCCTGACGACTTGGCCATCAAGATTGCCGAAATCCGCGAGATCACTGACTGGGAAAAACCTATCTATGTGAAGATCGGCGCCAGCCGCCCGTACTACGACGTCAAGCTGGCGGTGAAGGCCGGCGCCGATGTGATCGTGCTCGATGGCATGCAGGGCGGTACCGCCGCCACCCAGGAGGTGTTCATCGAGCATGTTGGCATTCCGATCCTGCCGGCTATCCCCCAGGCGGTGCAGGCGCTGCAGGAGATGGGTATGCACCGCAAGGTTCAGTTGATCGTCTCCGGTGGCATTCGCAACGGTGCCGACGTAGCCAAGGCCATGGCCTTGGGTGCCGACGCTGTGGCCATCGGTACGGCGGCATTGATCGCGCTGGGCGACAACCACCCGCGCCTGGATAGTGAGCTGAAGAAAATTGGCTCCGCTGCAGGCTTCTACGACGACTGGCAGAATGGCCGCGACCCTGCCGGTATCACCACCCAGGACCCGGAGCTGGCCAAGCGCCTGAACCCGGAGGAGGCTGGCCGGCGTTTGGCCAATTACCTGCGGGTGCTGGTGCTGGAGGCGCAGACCATGGCCCGCGCCTGCGGCAAGTCGCATCTGCACAACCTCGACCCAGAAGACCTGGTGGCACTGACCGTTGAAGCCGCTGCCATGGCCCGGGTGCCGTTGGCCGGCACAGCCTGGGTGCCTGGCCAGGCGCCGTACTGA
- a CDS encoding NrtR DNA-binding winged helix domain-containing protein, giving the protein MSTVEVLASVDIVALRLAPDAQHLQVLLRRRQREPHAGQWALPGVIVNGRIADTTLDGAAQRALCEKARVVPCHLEQVGTEGNAFRDPRGWSLSTYYLALLNPQQQIEDEQLAFFDLVSVIERKVLLPFDHNLLVERVRERLASKTLYSSLPLYLLAQKFTVLDAVGAVQACLGQAVNNTSLRKRLDRLRELGWVRDTGEKNQPRLGRPQQLYEHTPQGDRVFMFDRSLLPEGA; this is encoded by the coding sequence GTGAGTACAGTCGAAGTCCTGGCCAGTGTCGATATCGTCGCCCTGCGCTTGGCCCCTGATGCCCAGCATCTGCAAGTGTTGTTGCGCCGTCGGCAGCGCGAACCCCATGCCGGCCAATGGGCCTTGCCTGGCGTCATCGTCAATGGGCGCATTGCCGATACCACCCTGGACGGCGCGGCGCAGCGCGCCTTGTGTGAGAAGGCTCGGGTTGTGCCGTGCCACCTTGAACAAGTGGGGACTGAAGGCAATGCTTTCCGCGATCCGCGTGGGTGGTCGTTGAGTACCTACTACCTCGCGCTGCTCAACCCGCAACAGCAAATTGAAGATGAGCAATTGGCATTTTTCGATCTCGTCAGTGTGATCGAGCGCAAGGTGCTATTGCCGTTCGACCATAACCTACTGGTCGAACGGGTGCGCGAACGCCTGGCATCCAAGACTCTTTACAGCAGTCTGCCGTTGTATCTGCTGGCGCAAAAGTTCACGGTGCTCGATGCAGTAGGGGCGGTGCAGGCGTGTTTGGGGCAGGCGGTGAACAACACGTCGCTGCGCAAACGCCTGGATCGCTTGCGCGAGCTGGGGTGGGTGCGCGATACGGGGGAAAAGAACCAGCCCCGTCTAGGCCGACCGCAGCAGTTGTATGAGCACACGCCGCAAGGCGACCGAGTATTCATGTTCGACCGCAGCCTTCTGCCAGAAGGGGCTTGA